One window of the Xenopus tropicalis strain Nigerian chromosome 10, UCB_Xtro_10.0, whole genome shotgun sequence genome contains the following:
- the LOC116408063 gene encoding serine/threonine-protein kinase akt-2-like, giving the protein MEEFPDSFTPETCGILKGLFDTRTRMRLGASGSGAEEVKKSSFFMNLDWEALSRKEVKPPKNNRVNTHKFLFTTEPASTLDSPEEPLSVEIQKAVQDVYKNLK; this is encoded by the exons ATGGAAGAATTTCcagacagttttactccagaaACCTGCGGAATACTGAAAGGG CTCTTCGATACAAGGACAAGAATGCGCCTTGGAGCAAGTGGAAGCGGGGCTGAAGAAGTTAAGAAAAGCAGTTTCTTCATG AACTTAGACTGGGAGGCCCTCTCGAGAAAAGAGGTGAAGCCTCCAAAAAACAACAGAGTGAACACACATAAATTCCTGTTTACAACAGAGCCTGCTTCTACTTTAGACAGTCCTGAAGAGCCATTATCAGTAGAGATTCAAAAAGCAGTCCAAGACGTATACAAAAACCTTAAATAG